The Alkalihalobacillus sp. LMS6 genomic interval CAAAAAGATCACCTTCAAATTCTTAACCTTACGGAAGATTGGGTGCGTCAACAGCTGAAAGTGAAGGGGATTGTTGCCGTTGAACATGTCTTTTACTGTAGTTATTTTAACAATACGTTTTCCGTTCAAAAAAAATCGGCTTCATCTTAAGTTATTTACGCTTAGATCGGGTATACACGTTTATAGAGAGGTGAAGGAATGACTACGTACAATAAAGCGTTACTTATATACAATCAAGAAGCTGGACAAGGAGATGCATCTGAGCTACTTGAAAAAATTGTCCCCAAATTAGCGCTGTCGATTAAAGAATTTACACTTCGTCAGACGGAGCAACAAGGGGATGCAGAGGATCTTTGCTCTAGATATGGCAGTGAAGTCGATTTGATTCTTATTATGGGTGGGGACGGTACGGTTCACGAATGTGTAAATGGTCTTATGCAACAATCAGGAAGACCAACTGTTGCTGTTTTACCTACTGGAACGTGTAATGATTTATCAAGGGCCTTGAACGCACCAACTCTTGACGAAGCTCTGGATGCCATTCTTGCTGGACATACGACCGAGCTTGATATTATTGGTCAAAACGACCGCTATTTCAGTAATTTCTCAGGAGTTGGACTTATCACAGAAGCATCCAAAGAGATTGAGGAATCGACGAAAGACTCATTCGGTAAACTTGGCTATATTATAAGCGCCATTCGATCTTTAAAAGAACCGACAACGTTTACGTATGAAGTTGAAACGGATACAGGCGTAAAGAAAAGTGGAGAAGCCGTTATGATTCTGGCGATGAACGGACAATATATTGGCACAGTTGGACTTTTCGAGGATGTCATTTCTCTTGATGATGGACAACTCCACCTTTTTATTATTAAAGAAGCCGGTTTAACACTAGTAAAAAATATGTACAATCAAGCACGAGCAGACGAAGGATGGCTTGATAATCCCGAACAATTAGAAATGTTGAATGTTCAATCGTGTACAGTGAAGACGTCTCCGTCCCTTGATATCGACAGTGATGGTGAAAAAACAGATCAAACACCTGTTACGTATCAAATGCACAAACAAGCATTATCATTTATTCATTATCAAGAATAGACACCTTTAGAAAGAGAGATGGCTCTCTAGTAAAGAGCTTAACGAATAGCTTGAAACAAAAAGAATCTTTACGAATGATTTTACTCACTCATAAAGATTCTTTTTTTAAGCCTTTTAACAACTTCCGTCAGAGCACGTGTCCCCTTGATTGATAACTTGAATAGTTGAACCTTCTTCTTCTTTCACTTTCTGCAATACTTGCAGGAAGGCTTCCTTCGGCTGAGCGCCTGAAACCGCATATTTTCGATTAAATACGAAGAAAGGAACCCCTTGAACCCCAATCTGCGCTCCTTCTGCCTGTTCTTGCTCTACAGTATCTTTATAACGATCGCTGTCTAACACCCCATTCACTTCTTCTTTAGAAAGACCAACAGATGCTGCAATCTCCACTAAGGTATCGCGATCACCGACATAACGACCTTGAACAAAGTGGGCATCAAGTAGTTTTTCCATGACCTCACCCATCTTGCCTTGTTCTTTAGCAAGGTGGCTTAAACGGTGAGCATCTAGAGTATTAACAACACGAACTTGATCGAGCTTGTAATGAAGACCGACTTCTTCAGCTTGAGCAGTTACTTGACTGTTCATCTCTTTTGCCTTTGCTTCAGGCATATTGTATTTTTTAGCGAGAACCGACACCATCGACTCATTAGATTCTTTTGGTGCATTCGGATCAAGTTGAAAACTTTTAAACGTTACGTCTACATCCTCATCATATGCCTCTAAAGCTTGTTCAAATTTCCTCTTCCCAATATAACAAAACGGACATGCAATATCCGACCAAATCTCTACGTTCATCCTGGATTCGCCCCTTTCTCCTTATACGATATACCCATCGATAAACAAGTGCAATAATTGTGCTCTCCCATAGATTTCCTAACTTCAATAAAAAAAGTTTCAAAAAAAGTGATCCAAATGACATTCTCCTGCGTTATCTCTATAAGTAAGAAAAACTGAACGAAAAAAGGAGGGAATCTCATGTTCACAGACATTCTTATTCAAGCGTTTGAATCTGTTTCTAGCATCATCGGCACTCTAGGCTAATTCCTTTAATCTCTAAAAACTTTTTTCAGGAGGTGACTTTCATGTTCACAGACATCCTTATTCAAGCGTTTGAATCGGTTTCTAGCATTATCGGCACTCTAGGCTAATTCCTTTAATCTCTAAAAACTTTTTTCAGGAGGTGGATCAAATGCTCACAGATGTACTTACACAATTATTTGAATCAGTTTCTAGTATTGTGGGAACTCTTGGTTAATAGATATGGACGAGCAGTGATTCTCATCGCTGCTCGCTTTTTTTATTGTTCCGTTTGTTTCAGCTGATATACATATGCATAAAAACAACCATAATCTAGCCCCGCTTTCCTACCTCAACGTTTAACCTTTGGCAATTTCTCATAAGACTAGTATAGTATGAAGACAATGATGGCTTAGAAGGAGCTAACTACATGAAGCAGACGGCGCTTATAACAGGGGCAACGAGTGGAATCGGTTTTGAAACAGCTAAAATGTTACTGAACCTTCAATTTAAAGTCATTATCGCAAGCCGCAATCAAAAAAAGGGTCAGGCTGTCGTGCAGCAACTTCAACCTTACGGCGATGTGTCGTTCTATTACGTAGATCTTGCTGATCTGTCATCGATTCGAGCTTTTGCAGAATCCATTCAACAACATGTTCAGTCATTGGATTTGTTAATTAATAATGCTGGTGTTATGATACCCCCTTACCAAAAGACTGCGGACGGCTTTGAAATGCAGTTTGGGATCAACCACCTCGGTCATTTTGCCCTAACAGGTCTCCTGCTCCCTCTTTTAAACGCGTCAGCGAAAGCACGAATTGTTACGGTAACGAGTATAGCCGCTATAAAAGGGTCAATTGATTTTCAAAACTATAACGGAGAGGTTCGCTACCGAGCAATGAATTTCTATCGACAAAGCAAATATGCGAACTTTTTATTTTCTTGTGAATTAAATCGCAGGCTAGCACAGATAAAAGTCTCGACGATAAGCGTCGCTTGTCATCCAGGTCTCGCTTATTCAAACTTGCTTTCAAGAGGTTCTGGTGAGCAAGCACACTGGCTCATTCGCTCCTTTCTGCCACACGTTATCCAATCCGCTGAACATGGTGCAGCATCAACGATTTATGCTGCAACGAATAACGATCTTCATGGTGGAGAATGGATTGGGCCAAGCGGGTTTCGAGAATGGTCTGGTGCACCTCGCGTTCATCAAACACGTCAAAAAATCGATCGAACATCTGAAGCAAAAAAGCTATGGACGCTTTCAGAATCATTATCAGGGATTCAATATTTATCATAAGGAGTGTATGGAATGTCTGACAACATTTATATGAAGCTTGCACTTGAAAATGCAAAAGCTATGATTGGTCAAACAGGAGCAAATCCGGTTGTTGGCTGCGTAATCGTTCGTGAAGGCAGGGTCGTTGGAATTGGCTCTCATTTAAAAGAAGGCGAGCCTCACGCAGAAATTCACGCATTACGAATGGCAGGCACCCTCGCTAAAGACGCTACAGCTTATGTCACATTAGAGCCTTGTTCACATACAGGCAAAACGGGTCCATGTGCAAATGCTCTCATTGAAGCGGGTGTTCGAAAAGTAATCATTGCCTCGCTTGATCCTAACCCAAAGGTTGCAGGAAACGGCGTAAAGCGTTTGAAAGATGCTGGAATTGAAATTGAAACAGGGCTCTACGGTGAAGAAGCCTTTAAACTGAATGAAGTGTTTAACTATGCGATTGTGAACCGACGCCCATTTGTGACATTAAAAGCTGCCATGTCTTTAGATGGTAAAATTGCCACAAAAACCACCCATAGCAAGTGGATCACCTCTTCTGCTGCACGTGAAGACGTACATCAGCTGCGAAGCGAACATCAAGGAATTGTAGTCGGGATTGAAACGGTCCTCAAAGATAACCCTTCACTTACTGCACGTATCCCAAATGGACGAAACCCAGTAAGAGTGATTGTCGACTCCCAGCTACGCATTCCCCTAGATTGTTCAGTTGTCACTGATTATGAAGCACCAACGTATCTTTTCACTTCAGCCGAGCCGGAACATAAAGAAAAAGAAGACCAGTTAAAAGATTTGGGAATTGACGTTATTTATACGTCTGGTCAGCAGCATGTGAACCTAGATGAGATGATGTCAACCTTGTTTTCACGAGGAATACATTCTCTGTTGTTAGAAGCTGGTGGGACACTCAACGCCGCTTTTATCGAGCATCAACTTGTACAGAAATACTTGATTTATGTGGCACCAAAGCTAATTGGCGGAAAGAGTGCACGAAGTTTCTTTGAAGGCGAAGGAATTGAAACGATGGATTCTGCCACTGCGCTTACGTTCGCAGAAAGTAGTGTGATCGGTCCCGATCTAAAAATTACCGCCTACCCCAATTACAAGACAAGAAACCCACGTGATTAAATGGTCACGTGGGTTTTCTTATTATGATAAGTGTAAGCTATTATGCCGACGAGAAATACAGCAACCGTCACCACTGCACTGAATAGCGTTGGCAAAACTTGATCAGTAAAGATTGTTAACCCTAGCCAACTTGTTAAAAAGCTTCCAACCGTAACAAGAAAAAGCACCACTTTTTCTGATCCTCGTTTTGAAAACACTGTTAAAAAAGACAACCA includes:
- a CDS encoding oxidoreductase — protein: MKQTALITGATSGIGFETAKMLLNLQFKVIIASRNQKKGQAVVQQLQPYGDVSFYYVDLADLSSIRAFAESIQQHVQSLDLLINNAGVMIPPYQKTADGFEMQFGINHLGHFALTGLLLPLLNASAKARIVTVTSIAAIKGSIDFQNYNGEVRYRAMNFYRQSKYANFLFSCELNRRLAQIKVSTISVACHPGLAYSNLLSRGSGEQAHWLIRSFLPHVIQSAEHGAASTIYAATNNDLHGGEWIGPSGFREWSGAPRVHQTRQKIDRTSEAKKLWTLSESLSGIQYLS
- the ribD gene encoding bifunctional diaminohydroxyphosphoribosylaminopyrimidine deaminase/5-amino-6-(5-phosphoribosylamino)uracil reductase RibD, which produces MSDNIYMKLALENAKAMIGQTGANPVVGCVIVREGRVVGIGSHLKEGEPHAEIHALRMAGTLAKDATAYVTLEPCSHTGKTGPCANALIEAGVRKVIIASLDPNPKVAGNGVKRLKDAGIEIETGLYGEEAFKLNEVFNYAIVNRRPFVTLKAAMSLDGKIATKTTHSKWITSSAAREDVHQLRSEHQGIVVGIETVLKDNPSLTARIPNGRNPVRVIVDSQLRIPLDCSVVTDYEAPTYLFTSAEPEHKEKEDQLKDLGIDVIYTSGQQHVNLDEMMSTLFSRGIHSLLLEAGGTLNAAFIEHQLVQKYLIYVAPKLIGGKSARSFFEGEGIETMDSATALTFAESSVIGPDLKITAYPNYKTRNPRD
- a CDS encoding diacylglycerol kinase family protein — translated: MTTYNKALLIYNQEAGQGDASELLEKIVPKLALSIKEFTLRQTEQQGDAEDLCSRYGSEVDLILIMGGDGTVHECVNGLMQQSGRPTVAVLPTGTCNDLSRALNAPTLDEALDAILAGHTTELDIIGQNDRYFSNFSGVGLITEASKEIEESTKDSFGKLGYIISAIRSLKEPTTFTYEVETDTGVKKSGEAVMILAMNGQYIGTVGLFEDVISLDDGQLHLFIIKEAGLTLVKNMYNQARADEGWLDNPEQLEMLNVQSCTVKTSPSLDIDSDGEKTDQTPVTYQMHKQALSFIHYQE
- a CDS encoding DsbA family protein, translated to MNVEIWSDIACPFCYIGKRKFEQALEAYDEDVDVTFKSFQLDPNAPKESNESMVSVLAKKYNMPEAKAKEMNSQVTAQAEEVGLHYKLDQVRVVNTLDAHRLSHLAKEQGKMGEVMEKLLDAHFVQGRYVGDRDTLVEIAASVGLSKEEVNGVLDSDRYKDTVEQEQAEGAQIGVQGVPFFVFNRKYAVSGAQPKEAFLQVLQKVKEEEGSTIQVINQGDTCSDGSC